Proteins encoded by one window of Elaeis guineensis isolate ETL-2024a chromosome 12, EG11, whole genome shotgun sequence:
- the LOC105054777 gene encoding uncharacterized protein: MESIPLLRGFSLLLLSLLLLGPRAVQGNAELRALMEVKAALDKEGRILASWTSDGDPCRGDFEGVACNEYGKVANISLQGKGLSGFISPAVAELRCLSGLYLHYNALRGEIPREISNLTELSELYLNNNNLPGRIPVELGKMESLQVLQLCYNQLTGGIPPQLGLLKKLTVLALQCNHLNGAIPATLGDLTQLTRLDLSFNHLFGSIPVKLAQVPQLVVFDVRNNSLSGNVPSDLKRLNGGFQYGNNTELCGVGFTSLKVCSSDDVLNPSKPEPFGQEIPQSANITAHCNGSHCSKSSKSSAVKVVIGIVALAFGGLVISLLAFALYRRRKQKIGSALEVSDSRLSTDQPKDFYRKSASPLISLEYSNGWDSLVDGRGGVGLSQEVSQSFRFNLEEVECATQYFSDVNLLGKSNFAASFKGLLRDGTVVAVKSINKTSCKTEEADFLKGLKILTLLRHENLVGLRGFCCSRGRGECFLVYDFVTNGSLSQYLDMKDNVNGRVLDWPTRVSIVKGIAKGIEYLHSNRSNKPALVHQNISAEKVLIDHNFAPRLSGSGLHKLLADDVVFSTLKASAAMGYLAPEYTTVGRFTEKSDVYAFGVLVFQILTGKSNVSHLRLNSEYAKLENLIDENLDGNYSKPEASKLAGIALVCTSETPSQRPTMEAVLQQLSVGY; this comes from the exons ATGGAATCGATTCCTCTTCTCCGTGgcttctctctcctcctcctctcccttctccttctcggcCCCAGGGCTGTTCAGGGGAATGCGGAGCTGAGAGCCCTCATGGAGGTGAAGGCAGCGCTGGACAAGGAGGGGAGGATTCTGGCCTCGTGGACTAGCGATGGGGACCCTTGCCGAGGGGACTTCGAAGGGGTGGCGTGCAACGAGTACGGCAAAGTGGCCAACATCTCGCTCCAGGGGAAGGGCCTCTCGGGGTTCATCTCGCCGGCGGTGGCCGAGCTCCGGTGCCTCTCGGGTTTGTACCTCCACTATAATGCTCTCAGAGGGGAGATACCGAGAGAAATCTCTAACCTCACCGAGCTCTCTGAACTCTACCTTAACAATAACAACCTCCCCGGCCGCATTCCGGTGGAGCTCGGGAAAATGGAGAGCCTGCAAG TGTTGCAGCTGTGCTATAACCAGTTGACAGGAGGTATACCCCCCCAGCTAGGTCTTTTGAAGAAGCTCACTGTTCTTGCCTTACAGTGCAATCACTTAAACGGAGCTATTCCGGCCACTTTAGGAGATTTAACACAGTTGACGAGGTTGGATTTGAGCTTCAATCATCTCTTTGGTTCAATCCCTGTGAAGCTAGCTCAGGTTCCTCAGCTGGTAGTATTCGATGTCCGGAATAACTCCCTCTCCGGCAATGTCCCCTCCG ATTTAAAGAGACTGAATGGAGGATTCCAGTATGGGAACAACACAGAACTATGTGGAGTTGGATTCACTTCCCTCAAAGTTTGCTCTTCAGATGATGTCCTGAATCCCAGCAAACCTGAACCCTTTGGACAGGAGATCCCACAATCGGCTAACATTACCGCACATTGCAATGGTTCCCACTGCTCAAAATCTTCAAAATCCTCTGCAGTAAAAGTTGTTATCGGAATAGTTGCTTTGGCATTTGGAGGGTTGGTTATCAGTTTACTGGCCTTTGCACTATATCGTCGCCGGAAGCAGAAGATTGGTAGTGCACTAGAGGTTTCAGACAGCCGGCTAAGCACCGACCAGCCCAAGGATTTCTATCGAAAGAGTGCCTCCCCGCTTATCAGCCTCGAGTACTCCAATGGATGGGATTCCTTGGTTGATGGGCGAGGCGGTGTGGGGCTCTCTCAGGAGGTCTCTCAGAGCTTTCGATTCAATCTTGAGGAGGTGGAGTGTGCGACTCAGTACTTTTCGGATGTTAACTTGCTGGGGAAGAGCAACTTCGCCGCAAGTTTTAAGGGCCTCTTGCGAGACGGGACTGTGGTTGCTGTTAAGAGCATCAACAAGACAAGCTGTAAAACTGAGGAGGCTGACTTCTTGAAGGGGCTGAAGATCCTGACTTTGTTGAGGCATGAGAATCTTGTTGGATTGAGGGGCTTTTGCTGTTCTAGAGGCAGGGGGGAGTGCTTCCTTGTCTATGATTTTGTTACAAATGGGAGCCTGTCGCAGTATCTGGATATGAAGGATAATGTGAATGGCAGGGTTCTAGACTGGCCTACAAGAGTATCTATTGTCAAAGGCATTGCTAAAG GTATTGAGTATTTACACAGCAATCGATCAAACAAGCCTGCTCTGGTCCACCAAAACATATCGGCAGAGAAGGTCCTCATCGATCATAATTTTGCTCCTCGACTCTCTGGTTCTGGTCTTCACAAACTCTTGGCTGACGATGTGGTCTTCTCGACCCTCAAAGCCAGTGCTGCCATGGGTTACTTGGCCCCCGAATATACCACTGTTGGCCGATTCACCGAAAAGAGTGATGTCTATGCCTTTGGAGTCCTTGTATTCCAAATCCTTACAGGGAAAAGCAATGTCTCCCACCTGCGGCTGAATTCGGAGTATGCTAAGCTTGAAAACCTCATCGATGAAAATCTCGATGGGAACTACTCCAAACCGGAGGCATCAAAGCTCGCAGGGATTGCCTTAGTTTGCACAAGTGAGACTCCGAGCCAGAGGCCTACGATGGAGGCGGTGCTTCAACAACTAAGCGTCGGTTACTGA
- the LOC105054816 gene encoding pentatricopeptide repeat-containing protein At2g45350, chloroplastic, whose product MLLLARSNLPPPDPALALLPRCKTLREVEQLHARLITSGFLRHPSLAAGVVVRLSSSPHPASHVLARRIFFSFPIPTDPFLWNALIKSSSHGRDPNQAVLIFALMLAAGIPADEFSFSLALKACSRASLLREGFQMHSFICKTELSSNLYLQNSLIGFYSRCGLYELARQVFDRIQHRDSVSWNSMIDGYVKSGRMGAAKELFDQMRDGDKNLVTWNSMLGGFAFEGNGIGIDMARQLFDEMPERDLVSWNMMIDGYAKCGRMGDAEDLFEHMLDRDVISWANMIFGYMEAGSVALARKLFDEMPERDVITWNIMMSGYVKNGDSIEALNLFSMMRLQGSVTPDSATLASVLSAISELGRTHDGIAVHEYIERNCLPLDGKLGVALIDMYSKRGRLEDALEVFEISGRSVDHWNAMICGLAVHGCGELALKLFWEMERRLVVPDDITFIGVLNACSHSGLVDEGLMCFEMMKRDYNLEPKVQHYGCMVDVLGRAGQLEEAMKLIKNMPIEPNDVVWRSLLSACRNHRNIDMGQKVVKNIIDWGSCNTSSYVLLSNLYASIRMWGDVSKVRMMMREKDLRKVPGCSWIELDGVIHEFIVGDNSHLEGKEIYSLLERLCKSKLYSSHVS is encoded by the coding sequence ATGCTGCTCTTGGCGCGCTCTAACCTTCCGCCGCCCGATCCCGCCCTCGCCCTGCTGCCGCGTTGCAAAACCCTCCGCGAAGTCGAGCAGCTCCACGCCCGCCTCATCACCTCCGGCTTCCTCCGTCACCCCTCCCTCGCCGCCGGCGTCGTCgtccgcctctcctcctccccccACCCGGCCTCCCACGTCCTCGCCCGCCgcatcttcttctcctttcccATCCCTACAGATCCCTTCCTTTGGAACGCCCTCATCAAGTCCTCCTCCCACGGCCGCGACCCCAACCAGGCCGTCCTCATTTTTGCTCTCATGCTCGCCGCCGGCATCCCTGCTGACGAGTTCTCCTTCTCTCTCGCCCTCAAGGCCTGCTCCCGGGCCTCTCTCCTTAGAGAGGGCTTTCAGATGCACTCTTTCATCTGCAAGACTGAGCTCTCTTCAAACCTATACCTTCAGAACTCTCTTATCGGTTTCTATTCTAGATGTGGGCTCTATGAGCTTGCTCGCCAGGTGTTTGATAGGATTCAGCATAGAGATTCGGTTTCTTGGAACTCGATGATCGATGGGTATGTTAAGAGTGGGAGAATGGGCGCGGCAAAAGAGCTTTTTGATCAGATGAGAGATGGAGATAAGAATCTGGTGACTTGGAACTCTATGCTCGGAGGTTTTGCGTTTGAAGGCAATGGGATTGGAATTGACATGGCTCGTCAGTTGTTTGATGAAATGCCTGAGAGAGATTTGGTTTCATGGAATATGATGATCGATGGGTATGCCAAGTGCGGACGGATGGGAGATGCAGAGGATTTGTTCGAACACATGCTGGATAGGGATGTGATCTCTTGGGCGAATATGATTTTTGGGTATATGGAGGCAGGGAGTGTTGCCTTGGCCCGGAAGTTGTTTGATGAAATGCCCGAGAGGGATGTGATCACTTGGAATATCATGATGTCTGGTTATGTTAAGAATGGAGATTCCATCGAAGCCCTGAATCTATTTAGCATGATGAGGCTGCAAGGCAGTGTAACTCCTGACAGTGCCACTCTAGCAAGTGTTCTTTCAGCAATTTCTGAACTTGGCCGCACTCATGATGGGATCGCAGTACATGAGTATATTGAGAGGAACTGCTTGCCTTTGGATGGGAAGCTAGGTGTTGCTCTCATTGATATGTACTCTAAGCGCGGTCGGTTGGAAGATGCTTTGGAAGTATTTGAGATTTCAGGGAGAAGCGTCGATCATTGGAATGCGATGATTTGTGGGCTAGCTGTTCATGGGTGTGGTGAATTAGCCCTTAAACTCTTCTGGGAAATGGAGAGGCGTTTGGTGGTACCTGATGACATTACTTTCATTGGAGTTCTGAATGCTTGTAGTCATTCAGGTTTGGTGGATGAAGGACTAATGTGCTTTGAGATGATGAAAAGAGATTATAATTTGGAGCCTAAGGTCCAACATTATGGATGCATGGTTGATGTTCTTGGCCGGGCAGGGCAGTTGGAAGAGGCAATGAAATTGATCAAGAATATGCCCATTGAACCAAATGATGTGGTTTGGAGATCCTTGCTTAGTGCTTGCAGGAACCATCGTAACATCGACATGGGCCAAAAGGTAGTGAAAAATATAATTGATTGGGGCAGTTGCAATACTAGTTCGTATGTGCTTCTATCCAATCTCTATGCTAGTATCAGAATGTGGGGAGATGTTAGCAAGGTTAGGATGATGATGAGGGAGAAGGATTTGAGAAAGGTTCCTGGTTGCAGTTGGATTGAACTTGATGGTGTCATTCATGAATTTATTGTGGGAGATAATTCACATCTGGAAGGTAAAGAAATTTATTCATTATTGGAGAGGTTGTGTAAATCTAAATTGTACAGTTCACACGTTTCATAA